In the genome of Siniperca chuatsi isolate FFG_IHB_CAS linkage group LG17, ASM2008510v1, whole genome shotgun sequence, one region contains:
- the LOC122863955 gene encoding secretagogin-like, whose product MDSALDSLDAAGFLQIWQHFDVDDNGYIEGNELDAFFQHMLAKFGLKREEITEDKIRRLRERFMSSYDTAADGRLQIQELATMMLPEEENFLLLFRRETPLDNSVEFMRIWRSYDTDSSGYISAIELKGFLQDLFLQHRKSITPDKLEEYTDAMMKMFDKNKDGRLDLNDLARILALKENFLLKFKMDACSQEDRKRDFEKIFAHYDVSKTGELEGPEVDGFVKDMMELVKPSISGTDLDKFRKALMGHCDINRDGKIQKNELALCLGLKLS is encoded by the exons atgGACAGTGCCTTGGACAGCCTGGACGCTGCAGGTTTCTTACAGATCTGGCAACATTTCGACGTAGATG ATAACGGTTATATCGAAGGAAACGAGCTGGACGCCTTCTTTCAACACATGCTGGCAAAATTTGGGCTGAAG AGGGAGGAAATAACTGAGGACAAAATCAGAAGACTGAGAGAAAGATTCATGTCCTCGTATGACACCGCAGCTGACGGACGTCTGCAGATACAAGAG CTGGCCACCATGATGCTGCCAGAAGAGGAGAACTTCCTGCTTCTGTTTCGCAGAGAGACGCCGCTGGACAACAGCGTGGAGTTCATGAGG ATCTGGAGAAGCTATGACACAGACAGCAGCGGCTACATCTCAGCGATTGAGCTCAAG GGCTTCCTTCAGGACCTCTTCCTCCAACACAGGAAGTCCATCACCCCTGATAAACTGGAGGAGTACACTGACGCCATG ATGAAGATGTTTGACAAAAATAAGGATGGCCGACTGGACTTAAATGACCTGGCCAG AATCTTGGCGCTGAAAGAGAACTTCTTACTGAAGTTTAAGATGGAT GCTTGCAGTCAagaggacaggaagagagacTTTGAGAAGATATTTGCTCACTATGATGTT agtaaGACAGGTGAGTTGGAGGGCCCTGAAGTGGATGGATTTGTCAAGGACATGATGGAGCTGGTGAAG CCCAGCATCAGTGGCACAGACCTGGACAAGTTCAGGAAAGCCCTGATGGGTCACTGTGACATCAACAGAGACGGAAAGATCCAGAAGAACGAGCTGGCTCTCTGCCTCGGCCTCAAACTCAGCTAA